The Apostichopus japonicus isolate 1M-3 chromosome 20, ASM3797524v1, whole genome shotgun sequence genome contains a region encoding:
- the LOC139961313 gene encoding 5' exonuclease Apollo-like, whose amino-acid sequence MNGCIIVKTPIAVDYWRFNHGGNSNLIHFLSHMHSDHTNGLSSSWRRPIYCSEITGKLLNVKLNVSCRLVRVLEIGQPHIIPLSEGSTETMTVTLIDANHCPGAVMFLFQGYFGNILYTADFKYSPLMFTAPGLDTSPLIDVLYLDNTYNDPRCKWDSNEAAAKLIEDLIAPVINDANIVVALHNLGKEELLVQIAERFQRWIVVTPDRFETLQQLELPNVFTTDADASNIRVVTQPSITWKNLTHWNSHSKKTIVIVPTGLFMLSKKKSSYDHPNVYLVPYSCHSSYSELMEFVTKLCPKQIIPIVKDGGDTSDMRNFEDLLNKAKPIIFKMPESVRRYQTASNPHSFSFKFKAKGRGSHQLKRKQVSKRRIARGVVFEEEEENEAPALSEQNVLDDSAKCAHSPPGKKTRCSYSRSIEVIKATSRDLDNVIWTRDLQTKLNTKTWEEECNESKSLEKELTIGSDINRESNNNISENTKSTNLKALSSRPICMSVHKATVRNEIIIPVKDRLTFYQSYAKMESALKRSNTL is encoded by the coding sequence ATGAATGGATGCATCATTGTCAAAACACCTATAGCGGTGGACTACTGGAGATTTAACCATGGTGGTAATTCGAATCTTATCCACTTTCTGTCTCACATGCACTCTGATCACACTAATGGACTATCATCCTCTTGGAGAAGGCCTATCTACTGTTCAGAGATCACAGGAAAACTGTTGAACGTAAAGCTTAACGTCAGTTGTCGCTTGGTTCGAGTCCTCGAGATTGGACAGCCTCATATCATTCCTTTATCAGAAGGAAGCACAGAAACAATGACAGTAACGCTCATCGATGCAAATCACTGCCCTGGTGCTGTCATGTTCTTGTTTCAAGGATACTTTGGAAATATTCTGTACACTGCAGATTTCAAATATAGCCCTCTAATGTTCACAGCCCCAGGACTAGATACTTCTCCCTTGATAGATGTTCTTTACCTCGACAACACTTACAATGACCCAAGGTGCAAGTGGGATTCAAACGAAGCTGCCGCCAAATTGATTGAAGACCTCATAGCTCCCGTAATAAATGACGCAAACATTGTTGTTGCCCTCCACAACCTTGGCAAAGAAGAACTTCTGGTACAAATTGCAGAAAGGTTCCAGAGATGGATTGTGGTGACACCCGATAGGTTCGAGACTCTTCAGCAATTGGAATTACCAAATGTCTTCACCACTGATGCAGACGCAAGCAACATAAGAGTTGTGACTCAACCATCCATCACATGGAAAAACCTCACGCACTGGAACAGCCACAGCAAAAAGACAATTGTTATTGTACCGACCGGACTTTTCATGTTGTCAAAGAAAAAATCGTCTTACGATCACCCAAATGTCTACCTTGTACCATATTCTTGCCATTCTTCCTATTCAGAGCTGATGGAGTTTGTCACCAAGTTGTGTCCTAAACAGATTATACCAATTGTCAAGGATGGAGGAGACACAAGTGACATGAGGAATTTTGAGGATTTGTTAAATAAGGCAAAGCCGATCATTTTCAAGATGCCGGAGAGTGTGAGAAGGTACCAAACTGCATCGAATCCTCATAGTTTCAGCTTCAAATTTAAAGCTAAGGGAAGAGGAAGCCATcaactgaaaagaaaacaagttaGCAAACGTAGGATTGCTCGAGGTGTTGTGtttgaagaagaagaggagAATGAGGCACCGGCCTTATCAGAACAAAACGTTTTAGATGACAGTGCGAAATGTGCTCATTCCCCACCCGGGAAGAAGACCAGATGCAGCTACAGCAGAAGTATAGAAGTTATTAAAGCAACAAGCAGAGATTTGGATAACGTAATCTGGACAAGAGATCTTCAGACAAAATTGAATACCAAGACTTGGGAAGAAGAATGCAATGAATCAAAGTCCCTGGAAAAAGAGTTGACTATAGGGAGTGATATTAACAGAGaatcaaacaataacatatCAGAAAACACCAAATCAACAAATTTGAAAGCATTGAGCAGTAGACCAATTTGTATGTCAGTACATAAAGCAACGGTAAGGAACGAAATCATTATTCCTGTGAAAGATAGACTTACCTTCTATCAATCCTATGCAAAAATGGAAAGTGCTCTGAAGAGAAGTAACACCTTAtga